In Methanosphaera sp. ISO3-F5, a genomic segment contains:
- a CDS encoding uroporphyrinogen-III synthase → MTTKDFNNKTVVITRPVERSESMAKIIRENNGIPLIIPTLELQLVKSEELIYIAENIKEYEWIIFTSPAGVKSFFEVFTESKIPSKIAVIGVKTEEVLQEYNNTPDLIPENFTAEGLLESFKSINLEDKNIALPRTLSARKVLPEGLEEYGANVTIAEAYTSSTPQDTSKLIDLMEKIINNEIDIITFTSPLTVTNLLNVIKQERKEQYDAFINQLRTNIIVGSIGPITGNVLKQHNIPAIEPKRYTVKDMIDALLQNI, encoded by the coding sequence ATGACCACTAAAGATTTTAATAACAAGACTGTCGTCATCACAAGACCCGTTGAACGTTCAGAATCTATGGCTAAAATCATACGAGAAAACAATGGTATACCACTAATTATTCCAACACTCGAACTACAATTAGTAAAATCAGAAGAATTAATATACATAGCAGAAAATATTAAAGAATACGAGTGGATAATATTCACTTCACCAGCAGGAGTAAAATCATTCTTTGAAGTATTCACTGAATCAAAAATCCCATCAAAAATTGCAGTAATAGGAGTAAAAACAGAGGAAGTACTCCAAGAATACAACAACACTCCAGACTTAATACCAGAAAACTTCACTGCAGAAGGATTACTGGAATCATTCAAATCAATCAACCTGGAAGATAAAAACATCGCACTACCCCGAACACTAAGCGCAAGAAAAGTATTACCAGAAGGCTTAGAAGAATACGGGGCTAACGTGACAATAGCAGAAGCATACACTTCCAGCACACCACAAGATACCAGTAAATTAATAGATTTGATGGAAAAAATAATAAACAATGAAATAGATATTATAACATTCACTAGTCCATTAACAGTAACTAACCTATTAAATGTTATTAAACAAGAAAGAAAAGAACAATATGATGCTTTTATAAACCAATTACGTACAAACATAATAGTTGGATCTATAGGACCCATAACAGGAAATGTTTTAAAACAACATAACATTCCAGCCATAGAACCAAAACGTTATACAGTTAAAGACATGATAGATGCATTATTACAAAATATATAA
- a CDS encoding signal recognition particle subunit SRP19/SEC65 family protein: MKTMVWPVYINSQHTRKEGRMISLDEAVEEPKIREISQALRKLKIQYTVEHDKSFPGSWWEKSGRVIVEHDFPTKVELLRKIASTIKINRHTE; the protein is encoded by the coding sequence ATGAAAACAATGGTATGGCCAGTATATATAAATTCACAACATACACGTAAAGAAGGACGAATGATATCATTAGACGAAGCAGTAGAAGAACCTAAAATTCGTGAAATCAGCCAAGCTTTACGTAAACTAAAAATTCAATACACGGTAGAACATGACAAATCTTTTCCAGGATCATGGTGGGAAAAATCAGGAAGAGTAATAGTAGAACACGACTTCCCAACAAAAGTAGAATTGCTACGAAAAATAGCAAGCACTATAAAAATTAACCGCCACACAGAATAA
- the recJ gene encoding single-stranded-DNA-specific exonuclease RecJ, producing MTLNNTNTYEESRKHMDLLLNKAKDKIMDAEDVTIFTHTDCDGITAGSILSSIMDKLEIEHTVNFVEINEVENLETDTELTIISDLGAGQDIQNICNNTNSSLIVLDHHPPIRKLGTELRGDLIEINPNYYGLDGSYTISGGGLSYFLAKTFHFYDLSWMGILSAVGDMQNSMTGKLRGLNTEILSDSTEVGCVNYINDLLLYGRHTRPLFVALSYFGDIHLPLTNNRNECIHFLENLDIPVKNDLGTVRYLCDLSMDEKGRLFTELLKMMTRAVPDKYVKYVPKLISGESYEFTFEDDYTTFKDASEYSTVINACGRNGRHELGLEVIKGNRDKIAGELETLVKSHKRYLAQNMTRIQEANSVEIMENIQYFDGSGIKPSVVGTIAGMLLSNYDWQKPIIGYTHIDSEQPGYKVSLRCSKLLGYEGIHFGNMVRDISEKCGGSGGGHSVACGAYIPEENMDKFLNILNNSFTIN from the coding sequence ATGACTCTAAATAATACTAACACTTATGAAGAATCAAGAAAACATATGGACCTACTACTAAACAAGGCAAAAGACAAAATTATGGACGCAGAAGACGTAACAATCTTCACACACACAGACTGTGACGGAATAACCGCAGGAAGCATACTATCATCCATAATGGATAAACTAGAAATCGAACACACCGTAAACTTTGTAGAAATAAACGAAGTAGAAAACCTGGAAACAGACACCGAACTAACAATAATATCCGACCTAGGAGCAGGACAAGACATACAAAACATATGCAACAACACAAACTCATCACTAATAGTACTCGACCACCATCCACCCATAAGAAAACTAGGAACAGAACTCCGAGGAGACCTAATAGAAATAAACCCCAACTACTACGGATTAGACGGCTCCTACACAATCTCCGGAGGAGGACTATCCTATTTTTTAGCAAAAACATTCCACTTCTATGACCTAAGCTGGATGGGAATATTAAGCGCAGTAGGAGACATGCAAAACAGCATGACAGGAAAACTCCGAGGACTAAACACAGAAATACTAAGCGATTCAACAGAAGTAGGCTGCGTAAACTACATAAACGACCTACTACTATACGGAAGACATACAAGACCACTATTTGTAGCATTATCATACTTCGGAGACATACACCTACCATTAACAAATAACCGAAATGAATGCATACACTTCCTCGAAAACTTAGACATACCCGTAAAGAACGACCTGGGAACAGTAAGATACCTCTGTGACTTATCCATGGACGAAAAAGGAAGACTATTCACAGAACTGCTTAAAATGATGACAAGAGCAGTTCCAGACAAATACGTGAAATATGTGCCAAAACTAATCTCGGGAGAATCATACGAATTCACATTCGAAGACGATTACACAACATTCAAAGACGCAAGCGAATACAGTACAGTAATAAACGCCTGCGGAAGAAACGGTCGACACGAACTCGGACTAGAAGTAATAAAGGGCAACCGTGATAAAATAGCAGGAGAACTCGAAACACTAGTTAAAAGCCATAAACGATATCTTGCACAAAACATGACCCGGATACAGGAGGCAAATTCGGTGGAAATCATGGAAAACATACAATACTTTGATGGAAGCGGAATAAAACCAAGTGTTGTAGGAACAATAGCCGGAATGTTACTAAGCAATTACGACTGGCAAAAACCAATAATAGGATATACACATATAGATTCAGAACAACCAGGATACAAAGTATCCCTAAGATGCTCAAAACTACTAGGCTATGAAGGAATACACTTCGGAAACATGGTACGAGACATATCAGAAAAATGTGGGGGATCCGGTGGAGGACATAGTGTAGCATGCGGAGCATACATTCCCGAAGAGAACATGGATAAATTCCTAAATATACTAAACAATTCATTTACAATAAACTAA
- a CDS encoding winged helix-turn-helix transcriptional regulator, producing the protein MRIFKNKGEFTKFQILAKIAQQEPHLKQKDIAEELGITVQAVSENIKTLVKEGYVETGSSNFRYKITKYGIDKVKTEAINLKAYSDMVLNTMNGYKSIWPAIAAEDLHQGEQVWLNMDDGILYADTEDKSGAYAEVFSDALEGEDVTLINLGGEIDLVPKDVVIVKIPPISEGGSRACDMDRIQEIYDQEFDRIGVLGTSARAITNHLNVYPDFEFATASATASAAEKGLRVLVFAVGKMTNRIISKLEDKGIVYTIEDVKKV; encoded by the coding sequence ATGAGAATTTTTAAAAATAAAGGGGAATTCACTAAATTTCAAATATTAGCAAAAATAGCTCAACAAGAACCACATTTAAAACAAAAAGACATAGCAGAAGAATTAGGAATTACCGTACAAGCGGTTTCCGAAAACATAAAAACATTAGTAAAAGAAGGATATGTGGAAACTGGAAGTTCTAATTTTCGTTACAAAATCACAAAATATGGTATAGACAAAGTAAAAACCGAAGCAATCAACCTAAAAGCATACTCTGACATGGTCTTAAACACTATGAATGGATATAAATCAATCTGGCCGGCAATAGCTGCAGAAGATTTACATCAAGGTGAACAAGTATGGTTAAACATGGATGATGGAATATTATATGCAGATACAGAAGATAAATCCGGAGCATACGCAGAAGTGTTTAGTGATGCATTAGAAGGAGAAGATGTAACATTAATCAACCTTGGTGGAGAAATAGATTTAGTTCCTAAAGATGTTGTAATAGTAAAAATTCCTCCAATATCTGAAGGTGGATCAAGAGCTTGTGACATGGACAGAATCCAAGAAATCTATGACCAAGAATTTGACAGAATTGGAGTACTAGGTACAAGTGCAAGAGCAATCACAAACCATTTAAATGTATACCCTGACTTTGAATTTGCAACAGCAAGTGCAACAGCAAGCGCAGCAGAAAAAGGATTAAGAGTTCTAGTATTTGCTGTTGGTAAAATGACTAACAGAATAATTTCAAAACTAGAAGATAAAGGTATTGTATACACAATTGAAGATGTTAAAAAAGTTTAA
- a CDS encoding pantoate kinase yields MIDRLKVFVPAHITGFFEIFQNTDPVLKGSRGAGIALDEGVVTETVVEDGCDRVVITINGKENALNTISRRAVEIIRERYSPDLSNVDIHINHETSLPISAGFGTSAGFALGVSFTLPRLLGINLSFNEAGEIAHLTELSESSGLGDVISEMHGGCVLRLLEGSPVRARIDKILPDKTVYVISKTLSSINTRDVIEDPVQVNMINSNGHELLNMLRSNPCIENFIALSRKFSVETKLVNPELNELLDIFDDETIGSSMAMLGNTAFALSYTPDVSIEDCLITKINRTGIKYLKKI; encoded by the coding sequence ATGATAGATAGATTGAAAGTTTTTGTTCCGGCCCATATTACTGGTTTTTTTGAAATATTCCAGAACACTGATCCTGTATTGAAGGGGTCTCGTGGTGCTGGCATTGCACTTGATGAAGGTGTTGTTACTGAAACAGTTGTAGAAGATGGTTGTGACCGTGTAGTTATTACTATTAACGGTAAAGAGAATGCCTTGAATACTATTAGTAGAAGAGCTGTGGAGATTATAAGAGAACGTTACTCTCCTGATTTAAGTAATGTGGATATTCATATTAATCATGAGACCAGTTTACCTATTAGTGCGGGTTTTGGTACTAGTGCAGGTTTTGCTTTAGGTGTTAGTTTTACTTTACCAAGATTGTTGGGTATTAATCTTAGTTTTAATGAGGCTGGTGAGATTGCTCATTTAACTGAACTTTCTGAGAGTAGTGGTTTGGGTGATGTTATCTCCGAGATGCATGGTGGTTGTGTTTTAAGGTTACTTGAAGGTTCTCCTGTTCGTGCCAGGATTGATAAAATATTACCTGACAAAACTGTGTATGTTATATCTAAAACTTTAAGTTCCATCAATACCCGGGATGTAATCGAAGATCCTGTTCAGGTTAATATGATAAATAGTAATGGCCATGAGTTATTAAATATGCTTAGAAGCAATCCTTGTATTGAAAATTTCATTGCTTTGTCAAGGAAATTCTCTGTGGAAACAAAACTAGTGAATCCGGAATTAAATGAGTTACTGGACATATTTGATGATGAAACTATTGGTTCATCTATGGCAATGCTGGGAAATACTGCATTTGCATTATCTTATACTCCGGATGTTTCTATAGAAGATTGTTTAATTACTAAGATTAACAGGACCGGAATTAAATATCTGAAAAAAATATAA
- a CDS encoding histidinol phosphate phosphatase domain-containing protein, producing MSENKRIDLHTHSIFSDGELLPSELARRAEVLGHKALAITDHVDASNIQVASQIVEAVNDIRDNWDIQVIPGVEITHVPVEVIDKLANKARQYGAEIIVVHGETIVEPVRPGTNRAAAECPEIDIIGHPGLITEEEVQIAIDNDVSLEISARKGHCLGNGHVAKLGLDMGANLVLDTDTHAPGDLIDYALAERIAKGAEVPESEIPKILKDNPEKILKKHGLM from the coding sequence ATGTCTGAAAATAAAAGAATAGATTTACACACTCACAGTATATTTAGTGATGGAGAATTATTACCATCCGAATTAGCAAGAAGAGCCGAAGTACTAGGTCACAAAGCATTAGCAATAACAGACCATGTTGATGCATCAAACATACAAGTAGCATCACAAATAGTTGAAGCAGTAAATGATATAAGAGACAACTGGGATATACAGGTTATACCAGGAGTAGAAATTACTCACGTACCTGTTGAAGTAATTGATAAACTAGCAAACAAGGCAAGACAATACGGTGCAGAAATAATAGTTGTGCATGGAGAAACAATAGTTGAACCAGTAAGACCTGGAACTAACAGAGCAGCAGCAGAATGTCCAGAAATAGATATTATTGGACACCCTGGATTAATCACAGAAGAAGAAGTGCAAATAGCAATAGATAATGATGTGTCATTAGAGATAAGTGCACGTAAAGGACATTGTCTCGGAAATGGTCACGTAGCAAAACTGGGACTTGACATGGGAGCAAACCTGGTACTGGATACGGATACACATGCTCCTGGTGACTTAATTGATTATGCATTAGCTGAAAGAATTGCTAAAGGTGCTGAAGTTCCTGAAAGTGAAATTCCTAAAATATTAAAAGATAATCCTGAGAAAATACTTAAAAAACATGGATTAATGTAA
- a CDS encoding 2,5-diamino-6-(ribosylamino)-4(3H)-pyrimidinone 5'-phosphate reductase: MKPYVLLNSAMTVDGKIATRDSSMKISGSADLVRVHRLRKQYDGIMVGINTVVIDNPKLTVHKIDACKEDNPVRIVVDSNARTPLDSLVLNGDARTVVVVSSGASEDAVGKLREKCEVLVCGENHVNLKEALSKLYDMGIKSILLEGGSTLNFSMFKEQLIDEVSICIGSKILGGTKSKTFVDGKGFSINECVKLELKKIEKIDENDVVLTYTTSY; this comes from the coding sequence TTGAAGCCTTATGTGTTATTGAATTCTGCTATGACTGTTGATGGTAAGATTGCTACCAGGGATAGTTCTATGAAGATTTCTGGGAGTGCTGATTTAGTTCGGGTTCATAGGCTTAGGAAGCAGTATGATGGTATTATGGTTGGGATTAATACTGTTGTTATTGATAATCCTAAATTAACTGTTCATAAGATTGATGCTTGTAAGGAGGATAATCCTGTTAGGATTGTTGTTGATAGTAATGCTCGTACGCCTCTTGATTCTTTGGTGTTGAATGGTGATGCTAGGACTGTTGTTGTTGTTTCTAGTGGTGCTTCTGAGGATGCTGTTGGGAAGTTGCGTGAGAAGTGTGAGGTTCTTGTTTGTGGAGAGAATCATGTTAACTTGAAGGAAGCTTTGAGTAAATTATATGATATGGGTATAAAATCAATATTATTGGAGGGAGGTTCAACATTAAACTTCTCTATGTTTAAGGAACAATTAATTGATGAAGTATCTATATGTATTGGTTCAAAAATATTGGGTGGCACAAAATCAAAAACATTCGTTGACGGAAAAGGATTCAGCATAAATGAATGCGTAAAACTAGAACTAAAAAAAATAGAAAAAATAGATGAAAATGATGTTGTACTAACATATACAACATCGTACTAA
- a CDS encoding TatD family hydrolase has product MIDSHCHLNFVDFDETRDEIIKKCREEFKYIVDCGASIEGNNRSLKLKNEYENFIKCTMGYHPVYAGQDDKETTDKTIKQIIDNLDNIQAIGEIGLDFSENRSEDELNRQHKNFHRMLEVATEYDMPIVLHVREAEEHALEIVKQYPGIPDVIFHCFSGTKTTALEAVDCGYYISFATNALFSKKHKKNIKAVPLENMLTETDSPYLSPVKGEANQPSNIRLTIERIERTKKIEFSEIEKQTEKNAINVYNL; this is encoded by the coding sequence ATGATTGACTCACATTGTCACCTTAATTTCGTAGACTTTGATGAAACAAGAGATGAAATAATAAAGAAATGCCGGGAAGAATTCAAATACATAGTGGACTGTGGAGCTAGCATAGAAGGAAATAACAGGTCATTAAAATTAAAAAATGAATATGAAAACTTTATAAAGTGTACTATGGGTTATCATCCGGTATATGCAGGTCAAGATGATAAGGAAACTACAGATAAAACTATAAAGCAGATAATAGATAATCTTGACAACATTCAGGCAATTGGAGAGATTGGATTAGATTTTTCTGAAAACAGGAGCGAAGACGAACTTAACAGGCAACATAAAAATTTCCACAGAATGCTTGAAGTAGCAACAGAATATGATATGCCCATTGTTTTACATGTACGTGAAGCTGAAGAGCATGCACTTGAAATAGTTAAACAGTACCCGGGAATACCTGATGTTATATTTCACTGTTTTAGTGGTACTAAGACTACTGCTTTAGAGGCTGTGGATTGTGGTTACTATATATCCTTTGCAACTAATGCTCTTTTTTCCAAGAAGCATAAAAAGAATATTAAGGCAGTTCCATTAGAGAATATGTTGACTGAAACAGATAGTCCTTATCTTTCACCGGTTAAGGGTGAGGCTAATCAGCCATCTAATATTAGGTTAACTATTGAGAGAATAGAAAGGACTAAGAAGATAGAATTTAGTGAAATTGAAAAACAAACTGAAAAAAATGCTATTAATGTTTATAATCTGTAA
- the uppS gene encoding polyprenyl diphosphate synthase — MNLLQPLYSVYEWFISRNLDKDKMPKHVAIIMDGNRRYSKIQGNMSTIEGHKRGVDTLENVLEWCIDLGIDIVTVYAFSTENFKRNEKEVTDLMKLFVDSFLSISTNKKIHKNEVKLQAVGRLDLFPEEVRDAIKDAEKSTEKYDKRLINIAMGYDGRVEIVDAFRKIAKEVQEGKISPEDIDETMINDNLYTAGLEDPNLVIRTSGEERLSGFLLWQSSYSELYFTDSLWPELRKVDFLRAIRSYTKRQRRFGK, encoded by the coding sequence ATGAATTTATTACAACCATTATATTCAGTTTATGAATGGTTCATTTCTAGAAACTTGGACAAAGATAAAATGCCCAAACACGTAGCCATCATCATGGATGGAAACAGAAGATACTCCAAGATACAAGGAAATATGAGTACAATAGAAGGTCATAAACGTGGAGTAGACACACTAGAAAATGTACTGGAATGGTGTATAGACTTAGGAATAGACATCGTAACAGTATACGCATTCTCAACAGAAAACTTTAAACGAAATGAAAAAGAAGTAACAGACCTCATGAAACTATTTGTAGACAGCTTCCTAAGCATAAGCACAAACAAGAAAATACACAAAAACGAAGTAAAACTACAAGCAGTAGGCAGATTAGATTTATTCCCTGAAGAAGTGAGAGATGCAATAAAAGATGCAGAAAAATCCACAGAAAAATATGATAAAAGATTAATCAATATTGCAATGGGTTACGATGGTAGAGTAGAAATTGTGGACGCTTTTAGAAAAATTGCAAAAGAAGTGCAGGAAGGAAAAATCAGTCCCGAAGACATTGATGAAACCATGATAAATGATAACTTATACACTGCAGGACTAGAAGATCCAAACCTTGTGATACGTACAAGTGGAGAAGAACGTTTAAGTGGTTTCTTACTCTGGCAGTCCTCTTATTCAGAACTATACTTTACAGATAGTTTATGGCCAGAACTAAGAAAAGTAGACTTCCTTAGGGCAATACGATCATACACTAAAAGACAGAGAAGATTTGGAAAATAA
- the mtxX gene encoding methanogenesis marker protein Mmp4/MtxX, whose product MKIAIGLGENKNVLKAIDKFPYKINIAKTNTELLEYLNNPEIDGVIRGSLKSNIIKDLKKENPNIFRASLLEINNQPLLLTPVGIDEGDTYNSKINIIQECSNTMQKLGYKPKIALISGGRQDDKGRSQKIDESINECEKIVKQLGTKYNIKHYHILIEEAIKDKANIIITPDGIIGNLIFRSLVLVAGIKSNGALTLNQPKLFIDTSRSQSIQGYVNSIKLMEKLIEKKEQED is encoded by the coding sequence ATGAAAATAGCAATAGGACTAGGTGAAAATAAAAACGTCTTAAAAGCAATAGACAAATTTCCCTACAAAATCAACATAGCAAAAACAAACACAGAACTACTAGAATATCTAAACAATCCAGAAATAGACGGAGTAATAAGAGGCTCACTAAAATCAAACATAATAAAAGATCTGAAAAAAGAAAACCCAAACATCTTCAGAGCATCACTACTAGAAATAAACAACCAACCACTACTCCTAACACCAGTAGGAATAGACGAAGGAGACACATATAACTCAAAAATAAACATTATACAAGAATGCTCAAACACCATGCAAAAACTAGGCTACAAACCCAAAATAGCACTAATATCCGGTGGAAGACAAGACGACAAAGGAAGAAGCCAAAAAATAGATGAAAGCATAAACGAATGCGAAAAAATAGTGAAACAACTAGGAACAAAATATAATATAAAACACTACCATATCCTAATAGAAGAAGCAATAAAAGACAAAGCAAACATCATAATAACACCAGACGGAATCATAGGAAACCTGATATTCAGAAGCCTAGTACTAGTAGCAGGAATAAAAAGCAACGGCGCATTAACATTAAACCAACCCAAATTATTTATTGATACATCACGTTCACAAAGCATACAAGGATATGTTAACTCCATAAAACTAATGGAAAAACTAATAGAAAAAAAAGAACAAGAGGACTAA
- the hemL gene encoding glutamate-1-semialdehyde 2,1-aminomutase has product MNLDKSKKLFEEAVNYLPGGVDSPIRAFKPYPFFVEKAKGSKLFDADGNEYIDYCLGYGPQILGHANDALIEAANEQLELGTAYGVPTEKEVILAKEVISRVPCAEMVRFVNSGTEATMSAIRLARGVTNRNKIIKFEGAYHGAHDAVLIKSGSGAAGKPDSPGVPEDATRNTISAPFNDEEAIRRIVAENGEDIACIILEPIMGNVGCIPPREGFLKFLREITLENNIILIFDEVITGFRLSRGGAQEYFGITPDLVTFGKILGGGFPIGAIAGKKEYMEQFAPNGPVYQAGTFSGNPMSINGGIAALKILDDKLYRDLHDKGEYLRSGMSDILTDLNIDFQLHGVESMTQVYFSEDEVYDYATAQQANSDEFLNYFRTLLENGVFVAPSQYECGFISSEHSREDLDKTLEAMELAFKNL; this is encoded by the coding sequence TTGAATTTAGATAAATCAAAAAAATTATTTGAAGAAGCTGTTAATTATTTGCCTGGTGGAGTTGATTCACCTATAAGAGCATTTAAGCCTTACCCATTTTTTGTGGAAAAAGCTAAAGGTTCAAAATTATTTGATGCTGATGGTAATGAGTATATAGATTATTGTCTTGGTTATGGTCCTCAGATACTTGGTCATGCTAATGATGCTCTTATTGAAGCAGCTAATGAACAGTTGGAGTTAGGTACTGCTTATGGTGTTCCTACTGAGAAGGAGGTTATTTTAGCTAAGGAAGTTATTAGTAGAGTTCCTTGTGCTGAAATGGTTCGTTTTGTTAATTCGGGTACTGAGGCTACTATGAGTGCTATCAGGTTAGCTCGTGGGGTTACTAATAGGAATAAGATTATTAAGTTTGAAGGAGCTTATCATGGTGCTCATGATGCTGTTTTAATTAAATCTGGTTCTGGAGCTGCAGGTAAGCCTGATAGTCCGGGTGTGCCTGAAGATGCTACTAGGAATACTATTTCTGCACCATTTAATGATGAGGAAGCTATTAGGAGAATAGTTGCAGAAAATGGTGAGGATATTGCTTGTATTATTCTTGAACCGATTATGGGTAATGTTGGTTGTATTCCTCCTCGTGAAGGTTTCTTGAAATTTTTAAGGGAAATAACTCTTGAAAATAATATTATTTTAATTTTTGATGAGGTTATTACTGGTTTCAGGTTAAGTAGGGGTGGTGCTCAGGAATATTTTGGTATTACTCCTGATCTTGTTACTTTTGGTAAGATTTTAGGTGGTGGTTTCCCTATTGGTGCTATTGCTGGTAAGAAGGAGTATATGGAACAGTTTGCTCCTAATGGTCCTGTTTATCAGGCTGGTACTTTTAGTGGTAATCCTATGTCTATTAATGGTGGTATTGCTGCTTTGAAGATATTGGATGATAAGTTGTATCGTGATCTTCATGATAAGGGTGAGTATTTGAGAAGTGGAATGTCTGATATTTTAACTGATTTGAATATTGATTTCCAGTTGCATGGTGTTGAATCTATGACTCAGGTTTATTTTAGTGAGGATGAGGTTTATGATTATGCTACTGCTCAACAGGCTAATAGTGATGAGTTTTTAAATTATTTCCGTACTTTGCTTGAGAATGGTGTTTTTGTTGCTCCTTCTCAGTATGAGTGTGGTTTTATTTCTTCTGAGCATTCTCGTGAAGATTTGGATAAGACTTTGGAAGCTATGGAGTTAGCTTTTAAGAACTTATAA
- a CDS encoding cobalt-precorrin-8 methylmutase, giving the protein MYNMGASTKPGYDIANKSREIIKSLIDEDTKDLTYEERDIVERVVHSTADPEYAKLVKISPTFVETALKCFDNKEDILTDINMVKSGITRYDGEVMCYIRDERAVKLAKKEEITRSAAAMRVAAEDGFKGVVAIGNAPTALFEVMRLVEEGQMDARAVAGVPVGFVGAADSKEALSQTDIPNVITTGPKGGTPIAVAIINSLLNIRKKIKEEY; this is encoded by the coding sequence ATGTACAACATGGGTGCATCAACCAAACCAGGTTATGATATTGCAAACAAAAGTAGGGAAATTATTAAATCATTGATTGATGAAGATACTAAGGATTTAACATATGAAGAAAGGGATATTGTTGAAAGAGTTGTTCATTCTACAGCAGATCCGGAATATGCAAAGTTAGTTAAAATATCACCTACCTTTGTTGAAACAGCATTAAAATGTTTTGACAATAAGGAGGATATACTTACCGATATTAATATGGTTAAATCTGGTATAACCCGTTATGATGGTGAAGTAATGTGTTATATTAGGGATGAAAGGGCAGTTAAATTAGCTAAAAAAGAGGAAATTACTCGTTCTGCTGCTGCTATGAGAGTTGCTGCAGAAGATGGATTTAAGGGTGTTGTTGCCATTGGTAATGCTCCTACAGCATTGTTTGAAGTGATGCGTCTTGTTGAAGAGGGTCAGATGGATGCTAGAGCGGTTGCTGGTGTACCTGTTGGTTTTGTTGGAGCAGCTGATTCTAAGGAAGCATTATCTCAGACGGATATTCCGAATGTTATTACAACAGGTCCTAAAGGAGGAACGCCTATTGCTGTTGCAATAATTAATTCACTGTTAAATATTAGGAAAAAAATTAAGGAGGAATATTAG